Proteins encoded within one genomic window of Ascaphus truei isolate aAscTru1 chromosome 8, aAscTru1.hap1, whole genome shotgun sequence:
- the DDIT4 gene encoding DNA damage-inducible transcript 4 protein: protein MPAQWETFSALSLPPPIAEEDSPSSDYWDGRCAGVSQRCSSLPSSDCESLTSSNSFSECDIAALDNISLPDSDLLSDPEGELLCSSLLKQIQHCLTKAKISSLRCSRLLLPDELLRHLGQELLHLAYSEPCGLRGALIDLCLEHGKDCYNVAQLSVDQCVVPTFQLSVLLRLDSRFWPRLQGLFSTRPAPGFGQSLKLSPGFKVLKKKLYSSEEFIIEEC, encoded by the exons ATGCCCGCACAGTGGGAAActttctctgctctgtctctcccacctcccATCGCGGAGGAGGACTCGCCTTCATCCGATTACTGGGATGGACGGTGTGCGGGAGTCTCCCAAAGGTGCTCCAGTCTACCCAGCTCAGACTGTGAATCTCTCACCAGTAGCAACTCTTTCTCCGAGTGTG ATATTGCAGCCTTAGATAATATTTCCCTGCCTGACTCCGATCTCTTAAGTGATCCTGAAGGGGAGCTGCTCTGCTCCAGTCTTCTGAAGCAAATCCAGCACTGCTTAACCAAAGCTAAAATCTCATCTCTGAGATGTTCTCGACTGCTCCTACCCGATGAGCTCCTGCGTCATTTGGGTCAAGAACTTCTACACCTGGCGTACAGCGAGCCCTGTGGACTGCGAGGTGCACTTATTGACTTATGCCTTGAACATGGCAAGGACTGCTACAATGTGGCCCAGCTGTCTGTTGATCAATGTGTAGTACCCACTTTCCAACTGTCTGTATTGTTGAGGTTGGACTCCAGATTTTGGCCCAGACTACAGGGCCTCTTTAGCACAAGGCCTGCTCCAGGCTTTGGGCAGTCTCTAAAGCTCAGTCCGGGTTTCAAGGTTCTTAAAAAGAAGCTGTACAGTTCTGAAGAATTTATTATTGAAGAATGCTGA